The sequence below is a genomic window from Campylobacter concisus.
ACTTTACAAGGTGATAAGATGTTACCACTAATAGCAATTTTTACAAGTAGAGCGATAGTAGATATCCTACAAATAGGCGTAATAACTTTTTCAATCACTGTTTCAGCAGCCAAGACCGTAGATGCACTATTGGCAAACAACAAAACAAATAAAAAATAAAGAAAAAAACAACAAGGAGAAAACTATGAAAATTTTAAATCTAGAAACTACATCACCACTATCATGGGAGATGATTAAAGAAATTTTAGAGAATATTATCAATAACACAACATCAAATGTTAATGTCTCTTGCGGTCCAGTTGATGTTAAGGCCGATACTAAAGGGATAAGTAGCATACTGCTTATAGTGGGGCTAGTTGGTCTTGGTTATGTGGCTATTGAAAAATTGAGTGACAAGCTAATAGAAGCTTAATAACTGAAAAGGCAAAAATATGAATGATTTGATAACTGCTTATAACATGGCCGAAGAAGCTTATGAAAGTGCTATAAATATATTAGAAGAGGCTATTGAAAACGAGACAAGTGCTAGTAAAAAGTTGGCTTTATTAGAAAAGGTTACTATATTAACCAAAGCAATTATCAAAATAAACAACGAAAAGATTAGATTATTCGAAGAAAAAGCAATAGAATACAATACTGAACTATTAGAAAGAAATATGAGTAAACTATACGATGATAATTACTTTTTAAATGATGCTTTTGATAATGAGAAAAATAGTCTCTCCGCCGAAATAGACATTCCTAATAAAAAAGCTAAAGTTGAAACATCAGGCACCACCTCTATCGTTATGGCTCTAGGTCTAACTGCACTAGCAGGCGTAGCCTTATATAAATTTGGTGACAGCCTCCTTGAAGATGACTGCACTGAAACATTCGATGGCGTGCTCTACTAAAAAGAATTTTAAGCAAATTTGATCCGATTTAGAGGATTGAAAATTACATTAGAAATACTAGAAATAGTTATAGAGGTATTAAAGGTCGCAGTAAAACATATATGTAACAATGTAGGTAAAAAAATAATCTTATATTAAGTAAAATAAAAAGGATAATAATGAAAGTAAAAACAAGAGATATGATAATAGTAGCAACTCTATAATGTAGCTATACACAGAGACGTTGTCTCTATAATCTTTAATAAATCTTTATTGCTCATCGCATATCTCCTCATAAATTGTTGATCCTATCTTATATAGTGTGTATGTAGATATAGCGACTTTGGCAGCAAGCTCTATGATTGGTATTATTAAAATTGGCATATTATATCCTTTTTTTGCTTGTTAAAGTATCGATAGCCTTTTTGGCAACATAAAACTCAATAGCTGCTTTAGCGAGCGCCTCTAAAATTAAAACAATAGGCATATTTAACCCTCCCATTTTTGATTTTTTACATACTGACAAGTGACTTGCTACCACTCAATGTGGATATGGATGCCGTCACCGTCAATGGTTATATCGATAAAATCACAAGACATAGATTTCTCCTTTTTTAAGTTATTTTGCTTTGTTGGGAGAATTATAAAAGAGTGTATGGACAAACTACGGTATAATTTACAAAAAGTTTTAAAAAAGGATAAAGCAATGGACGCCCAAACTAGGATACTGTGGCTACTTAAAAAATTAAATCGCGGCGAGATAATCGACACTGCGCAAGACGAGCTGTGGATCAATGAAAAAGATAATAGTAAGCCAAGACTAAACAATAAAACCATAAAGCGCGACTTTGATGCTATAAAAGACGTGTTTAATGAGATAGAAATAAAACGGACAGGACCTGGCTGCTACCAGGCTATCAATACAAATTTGCTCGATGATCTGCTAGATGAGAGAAAGAGAAATGTCCTAAAGATAATCTACGCGATGCTTGCCAAAAACTCTCAAAAATTTAATGAAACCAGCAAGAAAACGGCTGTATCTCAAACTATAAATGAATCATTGGGCGTTTATGACTTTATCACGAGCCCGATCGAGACGGAACTAGACAAAAGCATCATAAAAACGCTAGAAGATGCAATACGCTATAGAAAAAAGCTCGCGATTGAGTATACCCCGACGAATAGGTCTGATAGCAAAAAATTTAAAGAGGTGAAGCCATATAAAATTTTACTGATCAATGAAAATTTATATCTGGCAAATAGCAACAACGAGTATGATTTTTCACTTTTTAGGATAGCTGGGATAGTAAATTTAGAGGTTATCAAAGGCGAAACGTTTAATCACGACTATAACATCGATGATTTTATAAAAAACATCCAAACGCCGTTTGCGGTCTTTTCACATGAGTGGAGAAGCTCGCTCATAGAAGTGCAGCTCGAGATCAGCCCACAAAAAGCCTTTTTGTTTGAGAGAAAAAACTTCTTTCAATCGCAAAAGATCATAGAGCACAAGCCAGACGGAGCGATTGTGGTTAGCTACCATTTTAGTGATCTTAAAGAGATAGAGTTTTTTATCATGGAGTTTTTGGGATACGTCAAAATTTTAGCCCCAGTGGAGCTAAAACAAAAGATCATAAAAAAGATAGAAGAAGGTAAAAATTTACTCTAACTAAAATAGTCTTTTTGGCATGCTTTTAACTATCCTAAAACATGCCTCAAGCGACTTATCGCCTATGCCAGGAGCCCTTAGCAAAGAGCTTAGCGAGTGATATAGCCCACTATCTATGGCATCTTTGATAGATTGAAATCTTATATTTTTTATACCCAAGATCTTGGTCTGCCTTTTTAGCTCATCGATATCAAAATTTAGCGCAAAATCATCATACAAGTCATCACTTGCACTCTCGTCAAATTCCCAAATTTCACACTCTATTTCTAAAGGCTCCAGAAATTCCATCATCAAATTTATAACTTCATCTTTATCAAGTCCGCCATTTGCGGCACCAAGAAGTGGAAATGCGATATGGTTGATCTTTTTACTCGCATAAGTATTTACAAATTTTTCAAGACCGACTTTTATGTAGCTCATTTTTGACGGATCTTTCCAATGCTTTTTGGTAGGGAAATTTAGCACCTGTCGTCCATCATCAGCCTTGTATAACCATAGTTTGCCTATTTCTATTTTATTTGGGTTGCCCTCACTGCAAAGCTCAACATATCGCGAGAACATTTCAGGATAGCGCAATCTAAATTCATACGCTATGCCAGCGCCCATTACGCCTACGCAGTTAATGGTATTTACTATGGTGTCCGCTTTGGTGTTAAATATATTGCCATTTTTAAGAGTTACCATTTTTATCCTTAGAAAAATTTAGCTGGATCAACTATGACGTTGATATTATACATCTTAAGATCGCCAGCCAGCTGCTCTTCAATAGCTTTTTTACTAGCTTGATCTTTAACATATATAGAGCGTATGTAACGGCCATAAACTACATCATTGATCAAAATTTCTGCCATCATTTTTTGTTTGATATCATTGTTTGCAATGCCATTGTTGCACCATCTTGGAGAAAAGACATCATCAAAATTTATAAAATTTGGATCTTGCAAGTCAGGCAAATTTTTACTAAATTTAGCCTCATCTGCAGACGCATTGCGATTTGAGATCAAAAAGCCATCTTGGTGATCTTTGATAACCCGAACGTCAAGTCCTAGAATGATAACGCGAGCATTGTTTCTATTTCTATAGAGCATGGCATTGCGTGGATTAAAATAAAAAGGAACATAGTCGTGAATTTTATGTCCATATATGAACTCAATCTTTTCGCGCCTTGCATTTACCTCTTGGTTGCTGATATCTACTTGTTTATAAGTGTTGTAGTGATTTTGCAAGCCATGTAGTAAAATGTTTTGTAAATTATTGCAGTCCGTCATATGGAAAATTTCGCTCATGCTGTCTAAGAAAGTTTGGTTGCTCATTATAACCTCCGTTATTTTTTCGGAGATTATAAGGGGCATTATAGACATATAGTGTCTAAAAATATTAAATTATAGGCTTTGTTGTATATTTATAAAATTATGGTATCTATCAAACAGCTTTTTTATCTCTTGTTTTATATGGCTAAATTCTTCTTCGCTGATATTGCCGTGTGCGAAGTCATTACGCAATTTATATAATTCTTCATGATATTCTAACAACTCACAGCCTGAACCAAATTCTGTCTTGATTACTGACCTTATGTTATCTATATCAAAATTTGTAAGGTCAAGATACTTTAAATTTCTCTTAGTACTATAGGCAAAATCATCATTGGATGCATCGGCACGAACTTTTAGTGCCTGAACAAAAAAATTGCTAATTTTGTAATTCCTACGTTCTTTCTTTTTGGAACATTCATCTAAAATTTTCTTAAAAACGACAGGGATATTTCTTTCAAAAACTCCAACTATATAGCTATTTACACTCTCAAACAAGAGCACCAGCGACTGCAGCAAGTAGCCCTTTTCAAACATATCTTTAGCTAGTTTATACCTAAAAACATAGGTACTATCACTCCAGTCGCATATTTTATTTAGCCTCTCTTTTAAATTCTTAGCTCTTGATATAAGCGCGATATCATCTATCCTATCGAGCTCTTTGATCAGCTCACCATACGAGCTTTTCAGCTTTGCGATATTTAAACTTAGTATATTATTTGAAAAATCATTTAAAGCATTTACCAGCGACTCAAATTTCTTTGTATTTATATGCTGAGCCAAGGTATAGTTTTGAGAAAAAGCTGCTATCACAAAAGCGATGTTGGCGATATCTAGGTATTGTCTTAGGTCTATTATCTCGTATAGCTTGGATTTTTCTATCTCCTTTGCAAATAAAATTTGATCTATTTTGGAGACGTTTGAGAAGTTTTGTATGAGTAGATCGACTAGCGCAAGCAAAGGCAGGT
It includes:
- a CDS encoding helix-turn-helix transcriptional regulator — its product is MDAQTRILWLLKKLNRGEIIDTAQDELWINEKDNSKPRLNNKTIKRDFDAIKDVFNEIEIKRTGPGCYQAINTNLLDDLLDERKRNVLKIIYAMLAKNSQKFNETSKKTAVSQTINESLGVYDFITSPIETELDKSIIKTLEDAIRYRKKLAIEYTPTNRSDSKKFKEVKPYKILLINENLYLANSNNEYDFSLFRIAGIVNLEVIKGETFNHDYNIDDFIKNIQTPFAVFSHEWRSSLIEVQLEISPQKAFLFERKNFFQSQKIIEHKPDGAIVVSYHFSDLKEIEFFIMEFLGYVKILAPVELKQKIIKKIEEGKNLL
- a CDS encoding macro domain-containing protein — encoded protein: MVTLKNGNIFNTKADTIVNTINCVGVMGAGIAYEFRLRYPEMFSRYVELCSEGNPNKIEIGKLWLYKADDGRQVLNFPTKKHWKDPSKMSYIKVGLEKFVNTYASKKINHIAFPLLGAANGGLDKDEVINLMMEFLEPLEIECEIWEFDESASDDLYDDFALNFDIDELKRQTKILGIKNIRFQSIKDAIDSGLYHSLSSLLRAPGIGDKSLEACFRIVKSMPKRLF
- a CDS encoding DUF4433 domain-containing protein, giving the protein MSNQTFLDSMSEIFHMTDCNNLQNILLHGLQNHYNTYKQVDISNQEVNARREKIEFIYGHKIHDYVPFYFNPRNAMLYRNRNNARVIILGLDVRVIKDHQDGFLISNRNASADEAKFSKNLPDLQDPNFINFDDVFSPRWCNNGIANNDIKQKMMAEILINDVVYGRYIRSIYVKDQASKKAIEEQLAGDLKMYNINVIVDPAKFF
- a CDS encoding CRISPR-associated DxTHG motif protein; translation: MPLNIVKKANPPQSEEINNKTAVITILGIQGQKENIKTEGCARYYFAGESADKSQEFFNTLPLLADKFGAENIVPIYTTDARGFNEAVMAHYADFQINFNDSYKIVDEKNFEALFEIFERAIDDLVKSGVSKIVFDVTHGFRHLPLLALVDLLIQNFSNVSKIDQILFAKEIEKSKLYEIIDLRQYLDIANIAFVIAAFSQNYTLAQHINTKKFESLVNALNDFSNNILSLNIAKLKSSYGELIKELDRIDDIALISRAKNLKERLNKICDWSDSTYVFRYKLAKDMFEKGYLLQSLVLLFESVNSYIVGVFERNIPVVFKKILDECSKKKERRNYKISNFFVQALKVRADASNDDFAYSTKRNLKYLDLTNFDIDNIRSVIKTEFGSGCELLEYHEELYKLRNDFAHGNISEEEFSHIKQEIKKLFDRYHNFINIQQSL